One window of the Thermococcus sp. P6 genome contains the following:
- a CDS encoding DUF92 domain-containing protein has protein sequence MFERLAMEAATVTVLGLFAHRLGALDARGTIGAALLGFAVMELGGVYPFVALLTFMVLGVLATRYRFGEKARLGVAQSKGGVRGWENVIGNGLAAVIFLVFEYFSRMDVFWAASFAAIATVNGDTLASELGKVFGKNPRLITTLKPVKPGTNGAVSWAGELFALAGSLVIAFLALPLTSEKIAMLLSVTLGGFIGVNLDSLIGATLENEGITNNASTNFLASLFGGFLGGGLFYLMALIR, from the coding sequence ATGTTCGAGAGACTGGCGATGGAAGCAGCGACCGTCACGGTGCTCGGCCTCTTTGCCCACAGGCTGGGGGCCCTCGATGCCCGGGGTACGATTGGGGCGGCGCTTCTCGGGTTCGCGGTTATGGAACTGGGTGGAGTTTATCCCTTTGTGGCCCTGCTGACGTTCATGGTTCTGGGCGTTCTCGCCACGAGGTACAGGTTCGGAGAGAAGGCCCGGCTGGGCGTTGCTCAAAGCAAGGGGGGAGTGCGTGGCTGGGAAAACGTTATCGGCAACGGCCTCGCGGCGGTGATCTTCCTCGTCTTCGAGTACTTCTCCAGAATGGACGTCTTCTGGGCGGCGAGTTTTGCGGCCATAGCCACGGTTAACGGGGATACGCTTGCGAGCGAGCTTGGCAAGGTCTTTGGAAAGAACCCCAGACTCATAACAACCCTCAAACCCGTAAAACCGGGAACCAACGGGGCGGTTTCATGGGCCGGGGAGCTCTTCGCCCTCGCCGGTTCGCTCGTGATAGCCTTCCTGGCCCTTCCCCTCACCTCTGAAAAGATCGCAATGCTGCTGTCGGTAACCCTCGGGGGGTTCATAGGCGTGAATCTGGACAGCCTTATAGGTGCCACCCTTGAGAACGAGGGAATAACCAACAACGCCTCTACGAACTTCCTCGCGAGCCTCTTCGGCGGTTTCCTCGGTGGGGGCCTTTTCTACCTGATGGCTTTGATCCGATGA
- a CDS encoding SPOUT family RNA methylase: MKFIVKTQRGLEGVAAGYIRETLPDAEVWASPMGYSGLVIVESEDGNAAERILEIPEVERAIPVLVEVPAELEAIVDTAGKIAPLIKEEETFAVRTKRRGKHDFSSVDVNRELGARIRELTNSDVNLSWPDRVVQVEIIGDRAYVSLLPGEEFRKFTPGKIDARKLFQKVVLVQMPYWGDYRACRSFGEKIGRAAQAFEVKELIIAPKEKMDAFELAEFLKGVKIGQESRHRIQSEAYPWKVEKVPVSLWDLYQVVRDKRRKKRLLIITDPKGPTLAGVKDELARDLFHSKEVVIFIGSREGIPRGLFRFADYVVDLAPYMTFATEHGIPAALVSLWEVYEEYLRKKP, from the coding sequence ATGAAGTTCATAGTCAAAACCCAGCGTGGACTGGAGGGAGTAGCGGCCGGGTACATCCGGGAGACCCTGCCCGACGCCGAAGTCTGGGCGTCGCCGATGGGCTACTCCGGGCTCGTTATAGTGGAGAGTGAAGACGGAAACGCCGCTGAAAGGATACTCGAGATCCCCGAGGTGGAGAGGGCCATACCGGTTCTGGTCGAGGTCCCCGCGGAACTTGAGGCCATAGTTGACACCGCCGGGAAGATAGCCCCCCTCATAAAGGAGGAAGAGACCTTCGCAGTCAGGACCAAGCGCAGGGGAAAGCACGACTTCAGCAGCGTGGACGTTAACAGGGAGCTCGGTGCGAGGATAAGGGAGCTGACGAATTCCGACGTGAACCTCAGCTGGCCGGACAGGGTCGTTCAGGTTGAGATAATCGGCGACAGAGCTTACGTATCCCTCCTCCCGGGAGAGGAGTTCAGGAAGTTTACCCCGGGGAAAATAGACGCCAGAAAGCTCTTTCAAAAGGTCGTCCTCGTTCAGATGCCCTACTGGGGCGATTACCGGGCATGCAGGAGCTTTGGAGAGAAGATAGGAAGGGCTGCACAGGCCTTCGAGGTTAAGGAGTTAATAATCGCCCCCAAGGAGAAGATGGACGCTTTTGAGCTTGCGGAGTTTCTGAAAGGCGTGAAAATCGGTCAGGAGAGCAGGCATAGGATACAGAGTGAGGCCTATCCGTGGAAGGTTGAGAAGGTCCCGGTCAGCCTGTGGGACCTCTATCAGGTCGTCCGCGATAAAAGAAGGAAGAAGAGGTTGCTCATAATCACGGACCCCAAGGGGCCGACGCTCGCCGGGGTCAAGGATGAGCTCGCGAGGGATCTCTTCCACTCGAAGGAGGTTGTCATCTTCATCGGTTCCAGAGAGGGAATCCCAAGGGGCCTTTTCAGGTTCGCCGATTACGTCGTTGATCTGGCACCGTACATGACGTTCGCCACTGAACACGGCATTCCGGCGGCACTCGTATCCCTGTGGGAGGTTTACGAAGAGTACCTCCGGAAGAAGCCCTGA
- a CDS encoding 30S ribosomal protein S3ae: protein MAKGNPRKRAVTKDKWKMKEWYVVYAPDFFGSKEIGLTPADEPEKVIGRVIETTLRDLTGDFTKGQVKLYFQVHDVKGGNAYTKFKGHTLARSYIRSLVRRRTTRIDGIFNVTTKDGYRLRVMGMVIAYRRIQTSQEKAIRKIIQDIIYRKAEELNYRDFVLEAVSGKMAAEIAKEARKIYPIKRAEIRKIKVLAEPEM from the coding sequence ATGGCAAAGGGTAACCCAAGGAAAAGGGCTGTCACCAAGGATAAGTGGAAGATGAAGGAGTGGTACGTTGTTTACGCTCCTGACTTCTTCGGGAGCAAGGAGATAGGCCTCACCCCGGCAGACGAGCCCGAAAAGGTCATCGGTCGCGTTATAGAGACCACCCTTAGGGATCTCACGGGCGATTTCACGAAGGGCCAGGTCAAGCTCTACTTCCAGGTACACGACGTTAAGGGAGGAAACGCCTACACGAAGTTTAAGGGGCACACCCTTGCAAGGAGCTACATCCGCTCGCTCGTGAGGAGGAGAACCACGAGGATCGACGGGATCTTCAACGTCACCACCAAGGACGGCTACAGGCTCCGCGTCATGGGCATGGTCATTGCCTACAGGAGGATACAGACCAGTCAGGAGAAGGCGATAAGGAAGATCATCCAGGACATCATCTACAGGAAGGCGGAGGAGCTGAACTACAGGGACTTCGTCCTCGAGGCCGTGAGCGGGAAGATGGCCGCGGAGATAGCCAAGGAGGCCAGAAAGATATACCCGATCAAGAGGGCTGAGATCAGGAAGATAAAGGTTCTCGCCGAGCCCGAGATGTGA
- a CDS encoding KEOPS complex subunit Pcc1, which translates to MKVEATAEIVWNYGDEARAKSIAGALEVDNENLPEGLKKSLNVSTRWEDGRVITKVKYSGEIETLVKALDDLVFSIKIAEDVTEKV; encoded by the coding sequence ATGAAGGTTGAGGCAACCGCCGAGATAGTCTGGAACTACGGCGATGAGGCGAGGGCAAAATCCATAGCGGGGGCGCTGGAAGTTGACAACGAAAACCTTCCGGAGGGGCTTAAGAAAAGTTTAAATGTCTCAACCCGATGGGAAGATGGAAGGGTTATAACAAAGGTTAAATACTCGGGTGAGATTGAGACACTCGTCAAAGCGCTCGATGATTTGGTGTTTTCAATCAAAATCGCCGAAGATGTTACCGAAAAGGTATGA
- a CDS encoding DHHA1 domain-containing protein produces the protein MDRGAFLERVRDGAELIRMHVELGHTIRMVSHRDADGITAGAILARAIAREGGSFQLSIVKQLSEDILKGLASEKREIYVFTDLGSGSMELIDEYLDFATVVVADHHPPEKEDLSGDSHVLVNPVPFGANSVRDLSGSGVAYFVAKEIDGRNRDLAYTAIVGAVGDMQEIDGTFHGLNVDIIEDGKKAGVLEVRKELRLFGRESRPLFQMLAYATNPELPGITGDERNAIEFLRSKGFDPDVKYWQLREEKKRKLHDALVIHLIKHGAPKEAIDRLIGDVVVSPLYPEGDPRHEAREFATLLNATGRLNAGTLGVAVCMGDENAYKRAREMLEDYRREQMEARKFIIRNWNMASEGEHAYVFYAGKNIKDTLVGIAANMAINSGLADPGKPVVVIADSEEDPGLVKGSARTTEKALKKGYHLGEALRKVAEKLGGEGGGHAIAAGIRFPRGKIDEFIRLFNEILGEQEGGKG, from the coding sequence TTAGGCCACACTATAAGGATGGTCTCCCACCGGGACGCGGACGGCATAACCGCCGGTGCGATTCTCGCCAGAGCGATCGCCCGGGAGGGCGGTAGCTTTCAGCTCAGCATAGTCAAACAGCTCAGCGAGGACATCCTGAAGGGCCTCGCATCCGAGAAGCGGGAGATATACGTCTTTACCGACCTCGGAAGCGGTTCCATGGAGCTCATAGATGAGTACCTTGACTTCGCCACCGTCGTGGTTGCCGACCACCACCCCCCGGAGAAGGAGGATCTATCCGGAGATTCCCACGTGCTCGTGAACCCCGTTCCCTTCGGGGCCAACAGCGTCAGGGACCTCAGCGGGTCGGGCGTTGCCTACTTCGTTGCCAAGGAGATCGACGGGAGGAACAGGGATCTGGCCTACACCGCTATCGTAGGTGCCGTCGGGGACATGCAGGAGATAGACGGGACATTCCACGGACTCAACGTGGACATCATCGAAGACGGAAAAAAAGCCGGAGTCCTCGAGGTCAGAAAGGAGCTCCGCCTCTTCGGAAGGGAGAGCAGGCCGCTTTTCCAGATGCTGGCCTACGCCACCAACCCCGAACTCCCGGGGATAACGGGCGACGAGAGGAATGCCATCGAGTTTCTAAGGTCCAAGGGCTTCGATCCTGACGTGAAGTACTGGCAGCTCCGCGAGGAGAAGAAGAGGAAACTCCACGATGCCCTCGTGATACACCTCATAAAACACGGCGCTCCCAAGGAAGCCATAGACAGGCTCATTGGAGACGTCGTGGTGAGCCCCCTCTACCCCGAGGGGGATCCGAGGCACGAGGCGAGAGAGTTCGCAACCCTTTTAAACGCCACCGGGAGGCTCAACGCCGGAACGCTGGGAGTTGCGGTCTGCATGGGCGATGAAAACGCTTACAAACGGGCCCGGGAGATGCTGGAAGACTACAGGCGGGAGCAGATGGAGGCCAGAAAATTCATCATCCGCAACTGGAACATGGCGAGCGAAGGGGAGCACGCCTACGTTTTCTACGCCGGCAAAAACATAAAGGACACCCTCGTCGGGATCGCCGCAAACATGGCCATAAACTCCGGCCTCGCCGATCCCGGGAAGCCGGTTGTCGTGATTGCCGACAGCGAGGAGGATCCGGGACTCGTGAAGGGATCAGCCAGAACCACCGAAAAGGCCCTGAAAAAGGGGTACCACCTCGGAGAGGCCCTCAGAAAAGTCGCCGAAAAGCTGGGAGGAGAAGGTGGCGGGCACGCCATAGCCGCGGGGATCCGCTTCCCCAGAGGAAAGATCGACGAGTTCATAAGGCTGTTCAACGAGATCCTTGGGGAACAGGAGGGGGGGAAGGGATGA